CGGAGTCGGCCCAGTGAGGTGCGGACGGCGCGGACGTTGTTTAATTTGCAGTTGGGCGATTTAGTGGAGTTTGAGGGGTTGGAATGGTTTGTGGAGGATGTGCTGCAATACAACGATAGTGGCTATAAGTGGACGGAGTATCGGGTGCAGGCGGATACGGAGTCGCGCTGGCTGAGTGTGGAGCAGGATGATGAGCTGTATGTGTCGTGGATGCGCAATAAGTCGGGGGTGGAGATTACGGGGGAGCCGCCGAAGCGGTTGACGGTGGATGGAGTGGATTATCGTCTCGATGAGCGGGGGACGGCGCAGCTCTCGCGGGCGGGTGGTTTGCAGGCGGATACTTGTCAATATTACGAATATGAGGGTGTAGAGGACGATCGTCAGCTAATGTCGATCGAGGATTGGGGTGGTGGAAAGATTGAGGTGGCGGTGGGTCGATCGATTAGCCCGCGGATGGTGACGTTGACGGCGGGGGATGGCAAGCGGGTTTATGGGGAGACGATTTAGGCCGGCTGGTTCTGTAGGCTATTGACGAAAAG
This genomic stretch from Romeriopsis navalis LEGE 11480 harbors:
- a CDS encoding DUF4178 domain-containing protein; protein product: MNLVIALVIVAAIVGIGVFVAKANQRSRPSEVRTARTLFNLQLGDLVEFEGLEWFVEDVLQYNDSGYKWTEYRVQADTESRWLSVEQDDELYVSWMRNKSGVEITGEPPKRLTVDGVDYRLDERGTAQLSRAGGLQADTCQYYEYEGVEDDRQLMSIEDWGGGKIEVAVGRSISPRMVTLTAGDGKRVYGETI